In a single window of the Olivibacter sp. SDN3 genome:
- the treY gene encoding malto-oligosyltrehalose synthase yields the protein MATFYPLSTYRLQFHKQFTFQDAEKIVPYLAALGVDAVYASPIFKATPGSMHGYDVINPQEINPEIGSMPEFKALVQLLKQHNIGWVQDIVPNHMAFHMKNIWLMDVLEKGKQSAYASYFDTAMGSDYFEGPLMVPFLGVPLEEAIAKGELQLALEGNALVLSYYDNYYPVNFHTYQLVLTEGAAKMPAGITQIQSVLAHLNENDEGSVFQEHLLAFEEAFIEALKKANFKKWLKQRLKEANTPVQLKKIVAAQYYEPCFWQETDKRINYRRFFTVNSLICLNVHLPEVFEAVHRLPKTLLDEGLIQGLRIDHIDGLSDPTAYVNQLRSFVGEEVYIVVEKILAHDEVLPKYWPIAGTSGYDYLGCTNKLFTEAGAEKKITNYYTSLIADEKQATEQVPEKKMLILKEHMQGELDNIFRYLKRLKLLPSKIGKTYQEHVRLAIAQFWTAFPVYRFYGNALPLDATEQELLRSLFIRLTNEHPLLQDAFQFLAELFIGNQSRKSTSYKRKVALFYQRLMQFSGPLMAKGVEDTLMYTYNRFIAHNEVGDHPTFFSMPVDAYHQWMQKRLLKWPFAMNGTSTHDTKRGEDVRARLQVIASLYRQWLEVFEQIKKEHPILDIDWNDAYFVVQTLIGTYPVEKAELPTFKEERLKTYLQKALREAKVHSGWTDPNETYEHAAHTFAVSLMEGSSWTLLLPFIQEIQDCGMINSLAQLVLKLTAVGVPDIYQGTELWDLSLVDPDNRRSVDYEKRIHFLESYRRGVSLDTLWKDRESGRIKLYLLQLLLRYRRERPFLFADGFYLPLKVSGRYRDHVLAFARRYKQHWSITVIPLHIAHIWNGDLTAIETFHWKDTAISWPEGAPVTYRNVLDGKEGTANKKVLLKDIFDTFPLAVLEANEEPSERSVGVLLPVFSLPGPFGLGDFGNYAQKFIQYLADAKQRYWQLLPLNPSGKNEFYSPYSAISAMAGSPLYISMEKLVANGYLKKEDLLQMVVEATDEVNYAMAEKAKHSLLKKAYHQFSLLPEQDHRVMDFDNFCKQEETWLEDFAIYAVLKAKHKQQPWYKWPERFKERHPAAIEKFKANEREAIRNVQWQQYIFFQQWQQLKRYGNRLGIQFFGDIPFYVNYDSADVWSHRELFLLDKNGKMRGVAGVPPDYFNAEGQLWGMPVFNWNKMKATGYQWWIERVKKNMELYDLVRLDHFRAFYDYWEVPGNAKTAEAGRWKKGPGIAFFQVLENALGALPFVAEDLGDISDGVYTLRDDLHMPGMKVLQFAFGKNLPHSPHAPHNYSPKFVGYTGTHDNNTVVGWYQEDIDQRTRKQLTSYSGQQVTEKNVHEVMARLAYASVADIAILPMQDVLGLSGETRTNKPATTGSNWKWRLKKKQLDKATFRWISDMALLYGR from the coding sequence ATGGCAACATTTTATCCTTTATCTACTTATCGTCTACAATTTCATAAACAATTTACCTTTCAAGATGCCGAAAAAATTGTACCCTATTTAGCTGCTTTGGGTGTGGACGCAGTATATGCTTCGCCTATATTTAAAGCTACGCCGGGAAGCATGCATGGATACGATGTGATAAATCCGCAAGAAATCAATCCTGAAATCGGTAGTATGCCGGAATTTAAAGCCTTGGTTCAATTACTTAAGCAGCACAACATTGGGTGGGTGCAAGATATTGTGCCAAACCACATGGCATTCCATATGAAGAATATCTGGCTGATGGATGTACTCGAAAAGGGCAAACAGTCGGCTTATGCCTCCTATTTCGATACGGCTATGGGCAGTGATTATTTTGAAGGCCCTTTGATGGTACCTTTTTTGGGCGTGCCGTTGGAAGAAGCCATTGCAAAGGGAGAGCTACAACTTGCCTTAGAGGGTAACGCGTTGGTTTTAAGTTATTACGATAACTATTATCCCGTAAATTTTCATACCTATCAATTGGTATTGACGGAAGGAGCGGCAAAAATGCCCGCCGGCATAACGCAAATCCAGTCGGTTTTAGCACACTTGAACGAAAATGACGAGGGGAGCGTGTTTCAGGAACATTTGCTTGCGTTTGAAGAGGCCTTCATTGAAGCTTTGAAAAAAGCAAATTTTAAAAAGTGGTTAAAGCAACGTTTAAAGGAGGCAAACACTCCCGTTCAATTAAAAAAGATAGTAGCCGCTCAATATTACGAGCCCTGCTTTTGGCAAGAAACGGATAAGCGCATAAATTACCGTCGTTTCTTTACGGTTAATAGCTTAATATGTTTAAACGTGCACCTTCCCGAAGTTTTTGAAGCCGTGCATCGTTTACCTAAAACGTTGCTTGACGAAGGTTTAATACAGGGGCTTCGTATTGATCATATAGATGGATTGTCGGACCCCACCGCGTACGTGAATCAGTTAAGGTCATTTGTGGGAGAAGAAGTGTATATCGTGGTTGAAAAGATTCTGGCACATGATGAAGTGTTACCGAAATATTGGCCGATAGCGGGAACTTCAGGATACGATTACCTTGGGTGTACCAATAAACTGTTTACGGAAGCGGGTGCAGAAAAAAAAATCACCAATTATTATACGAGCCTTATTGCGGACGAAAAGCAAGCTACGGAACAGGTTCCGGAAAAGAAAATGCTGATTTTGAAGGAGCATATGCAAGGAGAGCTGGATAATATTTTTCGGTATTTGAAACGACTGAAACTTTTACCTAGCAAAATAGGAAAAACCTATCAGGAGCATGTCCGATTAGCTATTGCTCAATTTTGGACAGCTTTCCCGGTATATCGTTTTTATGGCAATGCACTGCCATTAGATGCAACCGAGCAGGAATTGCTTAGGTCTCTCTTTATCCGCTTGACGAATGAGCATCCCCTTCTTCAAGATGCTTTTCAGTTTTTAGCTGAACTATTTATCGGTAATCAATCCCGTAAAAGTACATCCTATAAAAGGAAGGTAGCATTGTTTTATCAACGGCTTATGCAGTTCAGTGGCCCGCTTATGGCCAAAGGGGTAGAAGATACGTTGATGTATACCTATAACCGATTTATTGCGCACAATGAGGTGGGAGATCATCCTACGTTCTTTTCTATGCCTGTTGATGCTTATCATCAATGGATGCAAAAAAGATTACTTAAGTGGCCATTTGCCATGAACGGTACTTCCACGCATGATACTAAAAGGGGAGAGGACGTTAGGGCAAGGCTTCAAGTTATTGCTTCGCTTTATCGTCAATGGCTGGAAGTGTTTGAGCAGATCAAAAAAGAACATCCTATACTAGATATCGATTGGAATGATGCCTATTTTGTCGTACAGACATTGATAGGTACATATCCTGTGGAAAAAGCGGAATTACCCACATTTAAAGAAGAGCGGTTGAAAACGTACCTGCAGAAAGCCTTGCGGGAAGCGAAAGTACATAGTGGGTGGACAGATCCAAATGAGACTTACGAGCATGCAGCTCACACCTTTGCGGTTTCTTTAATGGAAGGATCATCTTGGACTTTACTTCTGCCATTTATCCAAGAAATACAAGATTGTGGTATGATAAATAGCTTGGCGCAATTGGTGTTAAAGTTAACGGCTGTTGGCGTGCCTGATATCTATCAGGGAACAGAATTGTGGGATTTGAGCTTGGTCGATCCTGATAATAGAAGGTCTGTTGATTATGAAAAAAGAATACACTTTTTAGAAAGTTATCGTAGAGGTGTTTCATTAGATACGTTATGGAAAGACCGGGAAAGTGGGCGCATTAAGCTATATCTACTGCAATTGTTGCTTCGATACCGTCGGGAACGACCTTTTTTGTTTGCTGACGGCTTCTATCTTCCGCTTAAAGTCAGCGGACGATATCGTGATCATGTTTTAGCTTTCGCGCGCCGTTATAAACAGCATTGGAGTATTACGGTGATTCCTCTGCATATAGCGCATATATGGAACGGCGATCTTACCGCAATAGAAACCTTTCATTGGAAGGATACTGCAATAAGTTGGCCGGAGGGAGCGCCGGTTACTTATAGAAATGTACTCGATGGTAAAGAGGGGACTGCAAACAAAAAAGTGCTATTGAAGGATATTTTCGATACTTTTCCTTTAGCGGTTCTAGAGGCTAACGAAGAGCCAAGTGAACGCAGCGTTGGTGTGCTACTGCCCGTTTTCTCTTTACCGGGGCCATTCGGTTTGGGCGACTTTGGTAATTACGCGCAGAAGTTTATTCAATATTTAGCAGATGCAAAACAACGTTACTGGCAGCTATTGCCCTTGAATCCGAGTGGCAAAAATGAATTTTATTCACCCTATAGTGCGATCTCCGCAATGGCTGGAAGTCCACTTTATATCAGTATGGAAAAGCTCGTAGCTAACGGATACTTAAAAAAAGAAGATCTCCTTCAAATGGTAGTTGAGGCTACAGATGAGGTTAACTATGCAATGGCTGAAAAGGCAAAACATAGTCTTTTAAAAAAGGCCTATCACCAGTTTTCGTTATTGCCCGAACAAGATCATCGGGTAATGGATTTTGATAATTTTTGTAAACAGGAAGAGACTTGGCTTGAAGACTTTGCTATTTATGCGGTGCTTAAAGCTAAGCATAAGCAGCAGCCTTGGTATAAATGGCCAGAACGCTTTAAGGAACGGCATCCTGCTGCTATCGAAAAATTTAAAGCGAACGAAAGGGAAGCTATTCGTAATGTGCAATGGCAGCAATATATATTCTTTCAACAATGGCAGCAGTTGAAACGTTATGGCAATCGTTTAGGTATTCAGTTTTTTGGCGATATACCATTCTACGTCAACTATGATTCGGCTGATGTTTGGAGCCACAGGGAACTTTTCCTCTTAGATAAAAACGGCAAAATGCGCGGGGTTGCGGGTGTGCCTCCTGATTATTTTAATGCGGAAGGACAATTATGGGGAATGCCTGTTTTTAACTGGAATAAGATGAAAGCAACGGGATACCAGTGGTGGATCGAAAGGGTGAAGAAAAATATGGAGTTGTATGACTTGGTGCGGCTTGATCACTTTCGTGCATTTTACGATTATTGGGAAGTGCCCGGCAATGCAAAAACTGCAGAAGCCGGAAGATGGAAGAAAGGCCCAGGTATAGCTTTCTTTCAAGTGCTTGAGAACGCGCTTGGTGCATTGCCTTTCGTTGCTGAAGATTTAGGGGATATTTCAGACGGTGTATATACTTTACGGGACGATCTGCATATGCCGGGCATGAAGGTGTTGCAGTTTGCTTTTGGAAAAAATCTTCCCCATTCACCACATGCTCCACATAATTATAGCCCTAAGTTTGTGGGATACACCGGCACACATGATAATAATACTGTTGTTGGTTGGTACCAAGAGGACATTGATCAACGTACCAGGAAACAATTGACGTCCTATAGCGGACAACAAGTAACTGAAAAGAATGTACACGAAGTTATGGCTCGTCTGGCATATGCATCTGTAGCGGATATCGCTATTTTACCCATGCAGGACGTGCTGGGGCTAAGCGGAGAGACTCGGACGAATAAACCTGCCACTACTGGGTCTAACTGGAAATGGCGATTGAAGAAGAAACAATTGGACAAAGCTACGTTCCGTTGGATATCCGATATGGCACTATTATATGGTAGGTGA
- the treZ gene encoding malto-oligosyltrehalose trehalohydrolase, whose protein sequence is MASRRKANGVQMEEVNIKQRTLGVNLGSKHTEVSCWAPLKKKISIVFADKRKSIPLKKDSFGFWKANIRGLHGGDKYKFKIDDEQEYPDPASLSQPEGVHGYSMVTDLSSYQWRDQKWTNHPLRGYIIYELHVGAFTPEGTFVAVIDRLDYLIELGITAIEIMPIAQFPGDRNWGYDGVFPFAVQHSYGGAHHFQQLVDACHQKGLAVILDVVFNHLGPEGNYLGAYGPYFTEKYQTPWGAAVNLDDAYCDGMRQFIIENMLMWFRDFHVDALRLDAVHAMKDFSSKPILRQMRLILDQLSKYTKRPYYLIAECDLNDPKYIRSTEKGGYGMHAQWVDEFHHALRVSVGEPAKGYYTDFKGVTDLAKSYRDAYVFDGQYSGHRHKYFGDRVTANKGEQFVVFSQNHDQVGNRMLGERSAKLYSFELQKLLLGAILVSPYMPMLFMGEEYGETNPFLYFVSHTEKKLARAVREGRRKEFKDFHGSAEAPDPNLLNTFERSKLQWSLLAKKRHRLLHNYYKVFIAFRKTNQILRKPDRKRFQVSGLEKEKVLVLLREDRSHRIAAILNFDTKSHVITLEQGQEPWKKLIGSSDEEWGGKCNMPNELSTSTLTVPSSSISVYRSKKL, encoded by the coding sequence ATGGCAAGTAGAAGAAAAGCTAATGGTGTACAGATGGAAGAAGTAAATATAAAGCAACGTACATTGGGCGTAAATCTAGGTTCAAAGCACACAGAGGTGTCTTGTTGGGCGCCACTTAAAAAAAAGATAAGCATCGTTTTCGCGGATAAAAGAAAATCGATACCCTTGAAAAAAGACTCCTTTGGTTTTTGGAAAGCAAACATAAGGGGGCTACATGGTGGTGATAAATACAAATTTAAAATAGACGATGAGCAGGAATATCCGGATCCTGCTTCCTTGTCCCAGCCGGAAGGGGTACATGGCTATTCGATGGTGACGGATCTCAGCAGCTATCAGTGGAGGGATCAAAAATGGACAAATCACCCACTGAGAGGTTATATCATTTATGAACTACATGTCGGCGCTTTTACTCCTGAAGGAACGTTTGTTGCTGTAATAGATCGTTTAGATTACTTAATTGAGTTGGGTATAACGGCTATTGAAATCATGCCAATTGCGCAATTTCCCGGTGATCGAAACTGGGGCTATGATGGCGTGTTTCCTTTTGCTGTACAGCATAGCTATGGAGGAGCCCACCATTTTCAGCAACTGGTGGATGCCTGTCATCAGAAAGGATTAGCAGTAATTTTAGACGTCGTTTTCAATCACTTGGGACCAGAAGGTAATTACCTTGGTGCATACGGGCCTTACTTTACAGAGAAATATCAAACACCTTGGGGAGCAGCAGTTAATCTTGACGACGCTTATTGTGATGGAATGAGGCAATTCATCATCGAGAATATGTTGATGTGGTTCAGAGACTTTCACGTAGACGCCCTACGCTTAGATGCGGTTCATGCGATGAAAGATTTTAGCTCTAAACCTATTTTGCGGCAAATGCGTTTAATCTTAGATCAGCTAAGTAAATATACCAAACGCCCTTATTATTTGATTGCAGAATGTGACCTGAATGATCCCAAATATATTCGAAGTACCGAAAAGGGAGGGTATGGTATGCATGCGCAGTGGGTTGATGAGTTTCATCACGCTTTACGTGTGAGCGTAGGAGAACCTGCTAAAGGTTACTACACTGATTTTAAGGGAGTAACAGACCTGGCGAAGTCCTATCGAGACGCCTACGTCTTTGATGGTCAGTATAGTGGGCATCGCCATAAATATTTTGGTGATCGCGTGACGGCAAATAAGGGAGAACAATTTGTGGTTTTTTCACAGAACCATGATCAGGTGGGCAATCGCATGTTGGGAGAACGTAGTGCCAAGTTGTACAGCTTTGAACTGCAGAAGCTGTTATTGGGTGCAATATTGGTGTCTCCTTACATGCCCATGCTTTTTATGGGAGAAGAATATGGAGAAACCAATCCCTTTCTATATTTTGTAAGTCATACCGAAAAAAAGCTTGCACGTGCTGTACGGGAGGGGCGGCGTAAGGAATTTAAGGATTTTCATGGTAGCGCCGAAGCACCAGATCCCAATCTTTTAAATACCTTCGAACGATCGAAATTACAATGGTCGCTCTTAGCAAAAAAAAGACATCGACTACTTCACAACTACTATAAGGTCTTTATAGCATTTAGAAAGACGAATCAAATATTGAGAAAACCTGATCGAAAGCGATTTCAAGTGAGCGGTTTGGAAAAGGAAAAAGTATTGGTCCTATTGAGAGAAGATCGTTCGCACCGGATCGCTGCTATATTGAATTTTGATACCAAATCGCATGTTATTACGCTCGAACAGGGGCAGGAACCGTGGAAAAAACTTATTGGTTCTTCGGATGAAGAGTGGGGAGGTAAGTGCAATATGCCCAATGAACTTTCAACGTCAACACTTACTGTGCCCTCGTCATCTATCAGTGTGTACCGCTCAAAAAAGCTTTAA
- the glgX gene encoding glycogen debranching protein GlgX: MKRKIYPGKPYPQGTTWDGKGVNFTLFAKNATGVELCLFDSDRPDAQEERIVMEERTHEVWHTYLPDVKPGQKYGYRVHGQYKPEEGHRFNANKLLIDPYAKAIAGVIDWHDANFGYEVGDENEDLSFNESDNSSFIPKSVVIDPQFDWEGDQLLGIPYHKTIIYETHVKGFTNQHPDIPEEIRGTYAAIGHPVAIDYLKSLGITAIELLPIHQFVNDRHLVENGLSNYWGYNTIGFFAPDVRYSSSGVNGEQVTEFKNMVKALHKAGIEIILDVVYNHTGEGNHLGPTLSFKGIDNASYYRLTEDNPRFYMDYTGTGNTLNANLPSVLQLIMDSLRYWITDMHVDGFRFDLAAALAREFHDVNKLSAFFDIIHQDPVISQVKLIAEPWDVGEGGYQVGNFPAGWVEWNGKYRDCIRDYWRGDNSMLGEFAQRFTGSSDLYMDDYRRPTASVNFITAHDGFTMNDLVSYNEKHNEANNEDNNDGENHNRSWNCGQEGPTDNDEINQLRSRQKRNLMATLLLSQGVPMLLGGDEISRTQQGNNNAYCQDNEISWFDWKNTDQDMLNFTKAMIHLRKNHPTFSRRKWFVGQSIKGLGVEDIAWFLPEGIEMPDENWDHDFAKSLGVYLNGDGIRQVNEKGEKTYDDHFYIIFNAHHDTLDYKLPKSKYGREWVKVVDTHSFVVEDSTVYNPQETISIEGRSIMVLRCERKNGK; this comes from the coding sequence ATGAAAAGAAAAATATATCCTGGTAAACCCTATCCTCAGGGCACTACCTGGGATGGCAAAGGCGTAAATTTTACCTTGTTTGCTAAAAACGCTACAGGAGTAGAACTGTGTTTGTTTGATTCCGATCGGCCAGATGCTCAAGAAGAACGTATTGTGATGGAAGAACGTACGCACGAAGTTTGGCATACTTACTTGCCGGATGTTAAGCCAGGACAAAAATATGGTTACCGGGTGCATGGTCAGTATAAGCCCGAAGAAGGCCATCGCTTCAACGCAAATAAATTGCTTATAGACCCTTATGCAAAAGCTATTGCAGGAGTAATTGACTGGCATGATGCTAATTTTGGTTATGAAGTGGGTGATGAGAATGAAGATTTGAGTTTTAATGAAAGTGATAATTCATCTTTCATACCGAAATCAGTAGTAATTGACCCACAGTTTGATTGGGAGGGCGATCAGTTGTTGGGAATTCCTTATCATAAAACCATTATATATGAGACGCATGTAAAAGGATTTACGAATCAACATCCGGACATACCGGAAGAAATTAGAGGTACTTATGCCGCTATCGGACATCCGGTAGCCATTGATTACCTAAAAAGTCTCGGTATTACCGCTATCGAGCTGCTGCCAATACATCAATTTGTAAACGATAGACATTTAGTTGAAAATGGATTAAGTAACTATTGGGGATACAATACAATTGGTTTTTTTGCACCAGATGTTCGTTACAGCTCCTCTGGAGTAAATGGGGAACAGGTTACCGAATTTAAAAATATGGTTAAAGCTTTGCACAAAGCGGGAATTGAGATTATCCTGGATGTCGTATATAACCACACGGGGGAGGGTAACCACTTAGGACCAACCTTAAGCTTCAAAGGTATCGATAACGCTTCCTATTACCGTTTAACAGAGGATAATCCACGGTTTTATATGGATTATACGGGCACTGGAAATACCTTAAACGCGAATTTACCCAGCGTGCTACAGCTTATTATGGATAGTTTACGTTATTGGATAACGGATATGCATGTAGATGGATTCCGGTTTGATTTGGCTGCCGCTTTGGCTAGAGAATTTCACGATGTAAATAAATTGAGCGCTTTTTTTGATATCATTCACCAAGATCCGGTCATCTCTCAGGTAAAACTAATCGCCGAGCCCTGGGACGTAGGAGAGGGAGGATATCAAGTAGGAAATTTTCCCGCTGGTTGGGTAGAATGGAACGGCAAATACCGCGATTGTATACGCGACTATTGGCGGGGTGACAATAGCATGCTGGGAGAGTTTGCACAGCGTTTTACCGGAAGTTCTGATCTGTATATGGACGATTATCGCAGACCTACTGCGAGTGTTAATTTTATTACTGCTCACGATGGTTTTACCATGAATGATCTGGTTTCATATAATGAAAAACACAATGAAGCAAATAACGAGGACAATAATGATGGGGAAAATCATAATCGCTCCTGGAATTGTGGGCAAGAAGGCCCTACCGATAATGATGAGATCAATCAATTGAGGTCTCGGCAAAAGCGTAATCTAATGGCAACGCTATTGCTTTCTCAGGGCGTTCCCATGCTGTTAGGCGGAGATGAGATCAGTAGAACCCAACAGGGAAATAACAATGCTTACTGCCAAGATAACGAAATTTCTTGGTTTGATTGGAAAAATACGGACCAGGATATGTTAAACTTTACAAAGGCAATGATACATCTTCGAAAAAATCACCCTACTTTCTCCCGGAGGAAATGGTTTGTTGGTCAGTCTATAAAAGGTTTAGGTGTAGAAGATATTGCTTGGTTTTTACCAGAGGGGATCGAGATGCCTGATGAAAACTGGGATCATGATTTTGCTAAGTCGTTGGGTGTATACTTAAATGGTGACGGCATACGTCAGGTCAATGAAAAGGGAGAGAAAACTTATGATGATCATTTTTATATCATTTTTAACGCTCATCACGATACCTTGGATTACAAACTGCCAAAGAGCAAATATGGTAGAGAGTGGGTTAAGGTGGTAGATACGCATTCCTTTGTGGTCGAAGATAGTACAGTTTATAATCCGCAAGAGACTATCAGCATCGAAGGCCGTTCGATTATGGTCCTTCGCTGTGAACGAAAAAATGGCAAGTAG